The Dehalobacter sp. genome contains the following window.
ACAAGCAACTACATCCCCGGCAGTAACCAGCACTACACCGGCTCAGACTGAGAAGAAAGATGTAACCGTTTACGTGACCAAGACGGGTGAAAAGTACCACAGTGCCGGCTGTCAATACTTATCGAAAAGCCAGATACCTATGAGTCTTTCCAAGGCAAAAGCAGCTGGGTATACTCCCTGCAGCAAATGTAATCCGCCACGATAAAAAGGAGTGAATTTAATTGAGAATGTTTAGAACCTTAATATTGTCCTTGCTACTTATCTTTACTGTCACAACCGTCGCTTACGCCGCACCCCAGGTTATTCTTGACGGCCAGAACCTCTCATTCGATGTGCCACCGACCATTGAAAACGGCAGCACCCTGTTACCCCTTCGCGTGATTTTCGAAGCCCTGGGCGCTGATGTGCAGTGGGACGGAGCAACCCAAACAGTGACAGCGAATAAGTCAGGTACCGAAATCCGCCTGATTATTGGCGGTGTTGCATATAAAAATGGTCAGGAAGTGCAGCTGTCCGTTCCGGCAAAAATAATTGATGGCCGCACCATGGTCCCCCTCCGCTTTGTCTCAGAAGCTTTTGGCTGCCAGGTATCATGGGATGGAGCAACTCAGACAATCACTATCTCGAGCATATCCGGAACCGGCTTAATTAAGGTCCATTTTATTGACGTTGGACAAGCTGATGCTATTTACATATCCCTTCCGGATCACAACGATGTACTTATAGATGCCGGAAACACTGCAGATGGTCCCACAGTAATTAACTACTTAAAAAACCATGGGGCAGACGATACTCTTGAACTCGTTATTGCCACCCACCCTCACGAGGACCACATTGGCGGACTACCTGCCGTCTACAACGCTTTTAAGGTTAAGGATACTATCGACAGCAGCATGTATTATGACTCCGCGGCTTACAGGAACTATTCGGACGCTGCCCATAACAACGGCGATTATTGGGAAGTGGACAATCAGCAGACCTTCACTTATGGAAATGCAAAATTGCAAATTCTGACCGGACCTGGCAGCTGGGATAACGCAAATGATTATTCTGTAGTTTGCCGGTTGGACACCGGAGATATTGAATTTCTTTTTATGGGTGATGCCGGTTTTCCGGCGGAATCAGCACTATCGGGTGAACTGGACGCTGAGATCCTCAAGGTCGGCCACCACGGCAGCCGGACTTCTACTTCGGCGGCTCTTCTCAGCAGGGTTAATCCTGAAGTAGCCGTCATTTGCGTTGGCGCTGGAAATACTTATGGCCATCCAACAGCTGAGACCCTTCTGCGGTTGCAAAACGCCGG
Protein-coding sequences here:
- a CDS encoding stalk domain-containing protein → MFRTLILSLLLIFTVTTVAYAAPQVILDGQNLSFDVPPTIENGSTLLPLRVIFEALGADVQWDGATQTVTANKSGTEIRLIIGGVAYKNGQEVQLSVPAKIIDGRTMVPLRFVSEAFGCQVSWDGATQTITISSISGTGLIKVHFIDVGQADAIYISLPDHNDVLIDAGNTADGPTVINYLKNHGADDTLELVIATHPHEDHIGGLPAVYNAFKVKDTIDSSMYYDSAAYRNYSDAAHNNGDYWEVDNQQTFTYGNAKLQILTGPGSWDNANDYSVVCRLDTGDIEFLFMGDAGFPAESALSGELDAEILKVGHHGSRTSTSAALLSRVNPEVAVICVGAGNTYGHPTAETLLRLQNAGATIYRTDLNGNIVVTTDGKSYNTAVGRSTTSDIPTSNYQPQDTTPAQTTASTGAYVGSIKSNKYHYPSCRYVQSIKPENQIWFANEAEAQAAGYVPCSVCKP